From Desulfonatronum thiosulfatophilum, a single genomic window includes:
- a CDS encoding MASE3 domain-containing protein encodes MNSIQGIAPQTIPRTIFKSSDFIWYGLGAATLAMLFIVSRHNFLLFHGMAELFSIAVAWAVFMLVWNARSYINNDALLLLGSAYLFIGFMDLLHTLAFKDMGFFPDAWSTNLPTQLWIAGRYMEGLALLLFSLLLGRRIHPLIGLTFWAGLAAILMGMIFFWCIFPDCHLESIGLTPFKIWSEYVICLVLLAAFGILYRKRAMLDAKVYRLMAGSMAASVAAELTFTTYLGSLIFPISSAIS; translated from the coding sequence ATGAATAGTATCCAAGGCATTGCGCCGCAAACCATTCCGCGGACGATCTTCAAGTCATCCGATTTCATCTGGTATGGTCTCGGAGCGGCGACGCTGGCCATGCTGTTCATCGTCAGCAGGCACAATTTTCTGCTTTTCCACGGCATGGCCGAATTGTTCTCCATTGCCGTTGCCTGGGCCGTGTTCATGCTGGTCTGGAACGCTCGGAGCTACATCAACAATGATGCCCTGCTTCTGCTCGGATCCGCCTATTTGTTTATCGGGTTCATGGACCTTCTGCATACCCTGGCCTTCAAGGACATGGGCTTCTTTCCCGATGCATGGAGCACCAACCTTCCTACCCAGCTCTGGATTGCGGGGCGATACATGGAAGGCCTCGCCCTGCTGCTCTTCTCACTCCTGTTGGGACGCAGGATTCACCCATTGATCGGATTGACCTTCTGGGCCGGCCTGGCTGCGATCTTGATGGGCATGATTTTTTTCTGGTGCATTTTTCCCGATTGCCATCTGGAGAGCATCGGTCTGACGCCCTTCAAAATCTGGAGCGAGTACGTCATCTGCCTTGTACTGCTGGCTGCCTTTGGCATTCTGTATCGCAAGCGCGCCATGCTGGACGCGAAGGTCTACAGGCTCATGGCAGGATCCATGGCCGCGAGCGTCGCCGCGGAACTGACGTTCACCACCTACCTGGGGTCTTTGATATTTCCAATATCGTCGGCCATTTCCTGA
- a CDS encoding PAS domain S-box protein, with amino-acid sequence MFIYLALIRCGLTNPYDLLFRELEREKAMLRETQRHLSLIVDTVPALIWQKDHDGTYLQVNQTFCKTLGISQDHILGKTDHDIFPRKIADKFRELDLEVLRTGTEQMGMEEQYASISGVHGWRLTDRMIFRNHNNSPAGIIGFAKDITQHKTAVLKAGEQQEQLLQAAKMTALGTLVAGMAHEVNNPNNFIMLNSPLLEKSWHDAVPVLEAHQKRHPEFTLAGIPFLQMREYVTELFPELTKAANESNALCPS; translated from the coding sequence ATGTTCATCTACCTGGCCCTGATCAGGTGCGGACTGACCAATCCTTATGATCTTCTGTTCCGGGAACTGGAGCGTGAGAAGGCTATGTTGCGGGAGACGCAGCGCCATCTCAGCCTGATCGTGGATACGGTTCCAGCTCTGATCTGGCAAAAGGACCATGACGGAACATACCTCCAGGTGAACCAAACCTTTTGTAAGACGCTCGGAATCTCTCAGGATCACATCCTGGGCAAAACCGACCATGACATCTTTCCGAGAAAGATTGCCGACAAATTTCGTGAACTTGACCTGGAAGTGCTGCGTACGGGCACGGAGCAGATGGGCATGGAGGAACAGTACGCCTCGATATCAGGCGTGCACGGCTGGAGGCTCACGGATCGCATGATTTTTCGGAATCATAATAATTCTCCAGCAGGAATCATCGGCTTTGCCAAGGATATCACCCAGCACAAGACAGCTGTGTTGAAAGCCGGCGAGCAACAGGAACAACTGCTTCAGGCCGCGAAAATGACCGCGCTGGGCACACTTGTGGCCGGCATGGCCCATGAGGTGAACAATCCCAACAATTTCATCATGCTCAACTCCCCTCTCCTGGAAAAATCCTGGCATGACGCCGTGCCCGTTCTGGAGGCGCATCAGAAACGACACCCGGAATTCACCTTGGCCGGAATTCCCTTTTTACAGATGCGGGAATATGTAACGGAACTTTTTCCGGAATTAACGAAGGCAGCAAACGAATCAAACGCATTGTGTCCGAGCTGA
- a CDS encoding sigma 54-interacting transcriptional regulator: MVVNLLINACQALPNKDHRIALETFPCTKRSKIAMRITDNGCGIPQEIVGRICDPFFSTKQDHGGVGLGLTISMAVVQDHGGQMLFAFSTGSGHNRHRLPERSRIMPHIPSKHPIFIVDDEQRLLEGVNYTLRSAGYDDVATFNNGRDILSFLPDLECSLVLLDLYMPDVSGEEVLLRLREECPHVVVVVITGVDETETAVRCMKAGAFDYLVNPVEPEQLIATVRRALSHAVLIRQNFNLRQRLLTGKLDHPEAFAGIITANRKMNTIFQYLEVVAPASDPVLVTGETGTGKDLIVSALHQISGRDGPLVALNAAGLDDNIFADTLFGHVKGAFTDAAVARQGMVEQARNGTLFLDEIGDLTLSSQIKLLKLIQDREFYPLGADNPRQSRARIVLATNRNLEDEVRRNRFRKDLFYRINTYHVHLPPLRERPEDIPLLANYYLAQAAEEFKSSFRHIEPQLSNFLQAYNFPGNVRELRALIFNAVAHGGQEILIRSLSRLLKTSHPPVLQDNPPSEKIMLFPDPLPTMDQAIELLVREAMRRAHGNQAAAARMLGISRQAMHKRVH; the protein is encoded by the coding sequence GTGGTCGTCAATCTGCTGATCAACGCATGCCAAGCCCTGCCGAATAAAGATCACCGGATTGCCTTGGAAACCTTTCCTTGCACCAAAAGGAGTAAAATCGCGATGCGCATCACCGACAACGGCTGCGGCATCCCTCAGGAAATCGTCGGCCGAATCTGCGACCCTTTTTTCAGCACCAAGCAGGACCACGGCGGCGTCGGGCTGGGCCTGACCATTTCCATGGCCGTGGTCCAGGACCATGGAGGTCAGATGCTTTTTGCATTCAGCACCGGATCTGGGCACAACCGTCACCGTCTACCTGAACGTTCTCGAATAATGCCTCATATCCCCTCCAAGCATCCCATATTTATCGTCGACGATGAACAGCGGCTCCTGGAAGGAGTGAACTATACGCTGCGTTCCGCCGGATATGACGACGTTGCGACATTCAACAACGGGCGGGACATCCTGTCCTTTCTTCCCGATCTCGAATGCTCTCTGGTCCTGCTGGACTTGTACATGCCGGACGTTTCCGGAGAGGAAGTACTGCTGAGACTTCGCGAAGAGTGTCCACATGTCGTGGTGGTGGTCATCACCGGGGTGGACGAAACGGAAACCGCCGTACGTTGCATGAAGGCCGGAGCATTCGACTACCTTGTCAACCCCGTGGAACCGGAGCAGCTTATCGCCACGGTCCGTCGTGCGCTGAGCCATGCCGTGTTGATTCGCCAGAATTTTAATCTGCGCCAACGACTTCTTACAGGCAAACTGGATCATCCCGAAGCCTTTGCCGGAATCATTACCGCAAATCGGAAAATGAACACGATTTTCCAGTACCTGGAAGTCGTCGCTCCGGCATCGGATCCGGTTTTGGTCACTGGAGAAACCGGAACGGGCAAGGATCTGATCGTTTCAGCCCTGCATCAGATCAGCGGCCGGGACGGTCCGTTGGTCGCCTTGAACGCGGCCGGCTTGGACGACAACATCTTTGCGGACACGCTGTTCGGCCATGTCAAGGGCGCATTCACCGATGCCGCTGTCGCACGTCAGGGCATGGTGGAACAGGCCCGAAACGGCACCTTGTTTCTGGACGAAATCGGGGACTTGACATTATCCTCCCAAATCAAGCTACTCAAGCTGATCCAGGATCGTGAGTTCTATCCCCTGGGAGCTGACAATCCCCGCCAAAGCAGGGCCCGGATCGTCCTGGCCACGAACCGGAACCTGGAAGATGAAGTCCGCCGCAACCGGTTTCGCAAGGACCTTTTCTACAGAATCAACACCTATCACGTGCATCTGCCCCCGCTTCGGGAACGCCCTGAAGACATCCCCTTGCTGGCCAATTATTACCTCGCCCAGGCTGCCGAAGAATTCAAAAGCTCGTTCCGGCATATTGAACCGCAACTAAGTAATTTTCTTCAGGCCTACAATTTCCCGGGCAACGTCAGAGAGCTGCGCGCCCTGATCTTCAACGCCGTGGCCCACGGTGGACAGGAAATCCTGATCCGCAGTCTGTCCCGACTCCTCAAAACCTCTCACCCTCCCGTCCTGCAGGACAATCCCCCTTCCGAAAAAATCATGTTGTTTCCCGATCCTCTGCCGACCATGGATCAAGCCATAGAATTGCTGGTCCGGGAAGCCATGCGCCGTGCTCACGGAAATCAGGCCGCGGCAGCGCGCATGCTCGGCATATCCCGCCAAGCCATGCACAAGCGCGTACACTAG
- a CDS encoding response regulator — translation MASKCILIVEDEPKFRFSLSLVLRQQGYAVYEAGHGMEAMAILGELSKSNRNVDLVITDIRMPRMSGIELMEALSRKAVAPKIIVMTGYDHNEYAPKMRAMGCWKIINKPFDADELLREVASALSGGEYPVSLP, via the coding sequence ATGGCTTCAAAGTGCATCCTGATTGTCGAAGACGAACCGAAGTTTCGTTTTTCCTTGAGCCTTGTTCTCCGTCAGCAGGGATATGCCGTTTACGAGGCCGGACACGGAATGGAAGCCATGGCAATCCTGGGTGAACTGTCGAAAAGCAATCGAAACGTTGATCTGGTCATCACGGATATCAGAATGCCGCGGATGAGCGGCATCGAACTGATGGAAGCCCTGTCCCGGAAAGCCGTCGCACCCAAAATTATCGTCATGACCGGTTATGACCACAATGAATATGCGCCGAAAATGCGAGCCATGGGCTGTTGGAAAATCATTAACAAGCCCTTTGATGCGGACGAGTTGTTGCGTGAAGTTGCCTCTGCCTTGAGTGGGGGCGAATACCCGGTTTCTTTGCCGTAA
- a CDS encoding methyl-accepting chemotaxis protein → MKNMKLGLKIGMGFGLLILISCLLGGMAVWNMNSVEHEAERLANAYVPEVAVANELERNAQQVMYAIRGYGFTEQTNYLDEGRRELEELRQTLADALTLSEQQNLPALRDKARTAEERVKEYAGLVEQTASTIQAMNADRQALNTGAAQFMQSAEDFLNSQNEAMVREITQEATPAALRERLDKINQINEIIDAGNALRIQVWRAQAERNVTQVEQAMDQFGVIERHLEAIQTTTRQEANLRQLAMIREAANIYRNAMASLIKNWQALDQLGTRRTEVGYQVLTVAQETAQLGMDQTQGIANNAVTNLGQASFMMLIGLGIALVLGIIIAIFLTRAITLPVGLGVFFSKELAQGELDAKLAVNQNDEIGILGKAMQDMQNKLREIVGEVKSASENVASGSEQLSASAEQMSQGATEQAAAVEEVSSSMEEMTANIRQNADNAAQTEKIALQAAKDAESGGKAVAQTVTAMKQIADKISIIEEIARQTNLLALNAAIEAARAGDAGKGFAVVAAEVRKLAERSGTAATEISELSTSSVQVAEQAGEMLVKIVPDIQRTAELIQEINAASREQSIGVEQINKAVQQLDQVSQQNASAAEEMASTSEELSSQAEELQTTMAFFKMRGDLGNRGRSQHARSVTRSARNILPAKPPAIKQSNNAGFALDMASEKDEEFENSKYSA, encoded by the coding sequence ATGAAAAACATGAAGCTTGGGCTGAAGATTGGCATGGGGTTCGGCTTGTTGATCCTGATATCTTGTTTATTGGGCGGCATGGCTGTTTGGAACATGAACAGCGTGGAGCATGAAGCCGAGCGACTGGCCAATGCCTATGTGCCGGAAGTGGCTGTGGCCAACGAGTTGGAGCGCAACGCGCAGCAAGTCATGTACGCTATCCGCGGCTACGGTTTCACCGAGCAAACGAACTATCTGGATGAGGGACGCAGGGAATTGGAGGAACTGCGTCAGACCCTGGCTGACGCCCTGACGCTGTCCGAACAGCAAAACTTGCCTGCCCTGCGTGACAAAGCCCGGACCGCGGAGGAGCGGGTCAAGGAATATGCCGGGCTGGTGGAGCAGACAGCGTCCACCATTCAGGCCATGAATGCCGACCGGCAGGCCCTGAACACCGGAGCTGCCCAATTCATGCAGAGCGCCGAGGACTTTCTGAACTCCCAGAATGAGGCCATGGTCCGTGAAATTACCCAGGAAGCAACTCCCGCGGCCCTGCGCGAGCGTCTGGACAAGATAAACCAGATCAACGAAATCATTGACGCCGGCAATGCTTTGCGAATCCAGGTCTGGAGAGCTCAGGCCGAGCGCAACGTGACCCAGGTGGAACAGGCCATGGACCAATTTGGTGTCATTGAACGTCATCTGGAGGCCATCCAGACCACAACCCGTCAGGAAGCCAATCTTCGCCAGCTGGCCATGATCCGTGAAGCGGCCAATATCTATCGCAATGCCATGGCCTCTCTGATCAAAAACTGGCAAGCTCTGGACCAGCTTGGGACCAGACGCACTGAGGTGGGTTACCAAGTTTTGACAGTGGCTCAGGAAACCGCCCAACTGGGGATGGACCAGACCCAAGGTATTGCCAACAATGCCGTTACCAACCTCGGGCAGGCCTCTTTCATGATGCTGATCGGCCTGGGCATTGCTCTTGTTTTAGGAATCATCATCGCCATATTCCTGACCCGGGCCATAACCTTGCCCGTGGGGCTGGGTGTTTTCTTTTCCAAGGAACTCGCCCAGGGCGAGCTGGACGCCAAGCTGGCCGTGAACCAGAACGATGAAATCGGCATCCTTGGCAAGGCAATGCAGGATATGCAGAACAAGTTGCGGGAGATCGTTGGCGAGGTCAAATCGGCCTCGGAGAACGTGGCCTCGGGAAGCGAGCAGCTCTCCGCCTCGGCCGAACAGATGTCCCAGGGCGCCACGGAACAGGCCGCGGCCGTGGAAGAAGTTTCCTCGAGCATGGAAGAGATGACCGCCAACATCAGGCAGAACGCAGATAATGCGGCCCAGACCGAAAAAATCGCCCTGCAGGCGGCCAAGGACGCGGAAAGCGGTGGCAAGGCCGTGGCCCAGACCGTCACGGCCATGAAGCAGATCGCGGACAAGATTTCCATCATTGAGGAGATCGCCCGCCAGACCAACCTCCTGGCCCTGAACGCGGCCATCGAGGCGGCTCGGGCCGGAGACGCGGGCAAAGGCTTTGCCGTGGTCGCCGCGGAAGTTCGCAAACTGGCCGAGCGCAGCGGCACGGCAGCCACGGAAATCAGCGAGCTGTCCACGTCCAGCGTACAGGTGGCCGAGCAGGCCGGAGAAATGTTGGTCAAGATCGTCCCGGACATCCAGCGCACGGCCGAACTGATCCAGGAGATCAATGCCGCCAGCCGGGAGCAGAGCATCGGTGTGGAACAGATCAACAAGGCCGTGCAGCAGCTGGATCAGGTCAGCCAGCAGAACGCCTCCGCAGCCGAGGAAATGGCCTCCACCTCCGAGGAACTTTCCAGTCAGGCCGAAGAACTGCAAACCACAATGGCCTTCTTCAAAATGCGCGGAGATCTTGGAAACCGCGGCCGCTCCCAGCATGCGCGAAGCGTCACCAGGTCGGCTCGAAACATCCTTCCGGCAAAACCACCCGCGATCAAGCAGTCAAATAATGCCGGATTTGCGTTGGACATGGCTTCTGAGAAGGACGAAGAATTTGAAAATTCTAAGTACTCAGCTTGA
- a CDS encoding chemotaxis protein CheW: MNEKIGKMLSQYLTFTLDRELYAMDIAKVREVLEYTEITRVPRTPEFLRGVINVRGRAVPVVDMRLKFGLSKTTQTVNTCIIIVEVDVDGESTILGALSDSVQEVIDLEPDQIEPAPRLGTRIKTEFIEGMGKSGDQFIIILNIDKIFSAEELSVVQDVGEEEGQAA; encoded by the coding sequence ATGAACGAAAAAATCGGCAAGATGTTGAGTCAATATCTGACCTTTACGCTGGACAGGGAGCTGTATGCCATGGACATCGCCAAGGTGCGCGAAGTTCTTGAATATACGGAAATTACCCGCGTACCGAGAACGCCGGAATTTTTGCGCGGAGTGATCAATGTCCGCGGCCGGGCCGTTCCGGTGGTGGACATGCGCCTCAAGTTCGGGTTGAGCAAGACCACTCAAACCGTGAACACCTGCATCATCATCGTGGAAGTGGACGTGGATGGTGAATCGACCATTCTGGGAGCTCTCTCCGACTCGGTTCAGGAAGTGATCGACCTGGAGCCAGACCAGATAGAGCCCGCGCCCCGTCTGGGCACCAGGATCAAGACCGAATTCATCGAGGGCATGGGCAAAAGCGGAGACCAATTCATCATTATCCTGAACATCGACAAGATCTTTTCCGCGGAGGAACTGAGCGTGGTTCAAGATGTTGGCGAGGAGGAAGGCCAGGCGGCGTGA
- the aroC gene encoding chorismate synthase, with product MSGNTFGRVFRLTTFGESHGPGLGGVVDGCPAGIALDEDVIQHELDRRKPGQGLGTTSRSESDRVRILSGVYQGRTTGTSIGFSIPNEDQRSRDYGRLETVYRPGHADFTYQAKYGIRDHRGGGRSSGRETVCRVAGGAIAGALLATMGIAVTAYTVELGGIAAGSVDMEAAANRPFFAANRDVVPLWEERIKAVRDASDTLGGVVEIVARGVPAGLGEPVLDKLDARLAFALMGVGAIKGVEIGSGFQAARMLGSENNDPILAQGFASNNAGGILGGISTGQTVLIRASVKPIPSIAKPQTTIDTQGREQELRIGGRHDICAIPRIVPVLKAMVCLTLADMLLLQRMQQHP from the coding sequence ATGAGCGGGAACACGTTCGGGCGGGTGTTTCGCCTGACCACCTTCGGCGAATCCCATGGCCCCGGATTGGGCGGCGTTGTGGATGGTTGTCCCGCGGGCATTGCCCTGGACGAAGACGTGATCCAGCATGAGCTGGATCGCCGCAAGCCCGGCCAGGGATTGGGGACCACCAGCCGCAGCGAATCGGACCGGGTTCGGATATTGTCCGGTGTTTACCAGGGCAGAACCACGGGCACGTCCATCGGTTTTTCCATTCCCAACGAGGACCAGCGTTCCCGGGACTATGGTCGTCTGGAGACCGTATATCGGCCCGGCCATGCCGATTTCACCTATCAGGCCAAGTACGGTATTCGCGATCATCGCGGCGGCGGGCGCTCCTCCGGGCGGGAAACCGTCTGCCGGGTGGCGGGCGGCGCCATTGCCGGCGCATTGCTGGCGACCATGGGCATTGCCGTGACGGCCTACACCGTCGAACTCGGCGGGATTGCCGCCGGTTCCGTGGATATGGAGGCCGCAGCAAATCGACCCTTCTTTGCCGCGAACAGGGACGTTGTTCCCTTATGGGAAGAACGGATCAAGGCCGTCCGGGACGCGAGCGACACGCTGGGCGGGGTGGTGGAGATTGTTGCCCGGGGCGTACCCGCGGGACTTGGCGAGCCGGTGCTGGACAAGCTGGACGCCCGCCTGGCCTTCGCCCTGATGGGCGTGGGCGCGATCAAAGGCGTGGAGATCGGTTCCGGTTTCCAGGCCGCCCGCATGCTGGGCAGCGAGAACAATGATCCGATCCTGGCCCAGGGATTTGCATCGAATAATGCCGGCGGCATTCTCGGCGGCATCAGCACGGGGCAAACCGTGCTGATCCGGGCCTCGGTCAAGCCCATTCCCTCCATCGCCAAGCCCCAGACCACCATCGACACCCAGGGCCGGGAGCAGGAACTGCGTATCGGAGGCCGCCACGACATCTGCGCCATCCCCCGAATCGTCCCCGTGCTCAAGGCGATGGTCTGTCTGACCCTGGCGGACATGCTGCTCCTGCAACGCATGCAACAGCACCCATGA
- the ccsA gene encoding cytochrome c biogenesis protein CcsA: protein MKKTPYLPYLAVIAALLLVIAHLVIWLHAPVELTMGLVQKIFYLHLPMAWWALLSFFLVFVGSVGVLLRKTDFWDALAGSAAELGVLFSGLALITGSLWARPIWNVWWTWDPRLTTALIMWFVYTGYLVLRTSPLPHIKRRTLCAVLGIVAFVDIPLVFFSTRLWRSIHPSVISSSGGGMEPEMWHAMGASLAAMGVLWLVLLIVRTRQITATQRLDSLWSARL from the coding sequence ATGAAAAAAACTCCTTATCTCCCGTATCTGGCCGTGATCGCCGCGCTTCTTCTGGTGATCGCCCATCTGGTCATCTGGCTGCATGCGCCCGTGGAACTCACCATGGGCCTGGTGCAGAAGATTTTTTATCTGCACCTGCCCATGGCGTGGTGGGCGCTGCTCAGCTTCTTTCTGGTCTTTGTGGGCAGTGTCGGAGTGCTTCTGCGCAAAACCGACTTCTGGGATGCCCTGGCCGGTTCGGCAGCGGAACTGGGTGTCCTGTTCAGCGGCCTGGCCCTGATCACCGGCTCCCTGTGGGCCCGCCCGATCTGGAACGTCTGGTGGACCTGGGATCCGCGCCTGACCACGGCCCTGATCATGTGGTTCGTGTACACAGGTTATCTGGTTCTCCGAACGTCGCCGCTGCCCCACATCAAACGCCGCACCCTGTGCGCGGTTTTGGGGATCGTGGCTTTCGTGGACATTCCGCTGGTGTTTTTTTCCACCCGCTTGTGGCGCAGTATTCATCCGTCCGTGATCTCCTCCTCCGGCGGGGGCATGGAGCCGGAGATGTGGCACGCCATGGGAGCGTCCCTTGCCGCCATGGGCGTGCTCTGGCTGGTCCTGCTGATCGTCCGTACCCGTCAGATTACCGCTACCCAACGGCTGGACAGTCTCTGGTCGGCGCGACTTTGA
- a CDS encoding heme exporter protein CcmB, translating to MPRFLILTFKDLRLMLGLGLGLVQTVLLGLLIIFVFSLSLPIGETMSGQAAASIFWLASVFGLVLLFNALYHIEEGNSVRLGLLLAPIAPGTVFLGKALAGAVLLFLAQIFFLLGLVVFLGQSLHGQWLWALGLVAAMNLGLVVMGSLLGALSQGQAARESLLSVILFPLLVPLLLGGVKVGGSLLAGVGIQDETQWMVLILAFDALFTAVALILFPLVFREG from the coding sequence ATGCCTAGATTTTTGATCCTGACCTTCAAGGATCTGCGACTGATGCTCGGATTGGGGCTGGGGCTGGTGCAGACCGTTTTACTGGGGCTGTTGATCATTTTCGTCTTCAGCCTCTCCCTGCCCATCGGAGAGACCATGAGCGGGCAGGCCGCCGCGTCCATCTTTTGGCTGGCTTCGGTTTTCGGTCTGGTCCTGCTGTTCAACGCGCTGTACCACATTGAAGAGGGAAACAGCGTCCGCCTGGGTTTGCTGCTGGCGCCCATCGCTCCGGGAACCGTGTTCCTGGGCAAGGCCCTGGCCGGGGCCGTACTTCTCTTTCTGGCCCAGATCTTTTTCCTGCTTGGACTCGTGGTCTTTCTCGGCCAATCCCTGCACGGGCAATGGCTCTGGGCTCTTGGTCTCGTCGCGGCCATGAATCTGGGCCTCGTGGTCATGGGATCGTTGTTGGGCGCGTTAAGCCAGGGGCAGGCCGCCAGGGAATCCCTGCTCAGCGTGATCCTTTTTCCACTTCTGGTTCCCCTGCTTCTCGGCGGGGTGAAAGTCGGCGGCAGCCTGCTCGCCGGCGTGGGTATCCAGGACGAAACCCAGTGGATGGTCCTGATTCTGGCTTTTGACGCACTGTTTACCGCTGTGGCGCTGATTCTTTTTCCCCTGGTTTTTCGGGAAGGTTGA
- a CDS encoding ABC transporter ATP-binding protein, translating into MTSDQGMEREDTGLVDLRKVSHFFGSRLVFRHVSLRIAPGEVLLVLGPNGAGKSTLLQIIAGLLTPTGGEIDWSMESGEIGYLGHGTCVYPFLTAMDNLQFWGRMHGLSPTSDAIIGVLDRVGLKVAALERAGTFSRGMAQRLSLARILLLNSRLLLLDEPATGLDTASRDILDREISQAKSRGAAVAWVSHDAQRDLRLADRVLVLENKGQAFLGSTANYSEWVANA; encoded by the coding sequence ATGACATCGGACCAGGGCATGGAGCGCGAAGACACAGGGCTGGTCGATCTGCGTAAGGTAAGCCATTTTTTCGGCTCCCGACTTGTGTTCCGGCACGTCAGCCTGCGCATCGCCCCCGGGGAGGTGCTGCTGGTTCTGGGCCCCAACGGGGCAGGGAAATCCACGCTCCTGCAGATTATCGCCGGCCTGCTGACGCCCACCGGAGGCGAGATCGACTGGTCCATGGAAAGCGGTGAAATCGGCTATCTGGGACACGGCACCTGCGTTTACCCGTTCCTGACGGCCATGGACAACCTTCAGTTTTGGGGACGCATGCACGGCCTATCGCCGACTTCGGACGCCATCATCGGCGTCCTGGACCGGGTCGGGCTGAAAGTCGCGGCCCTGGAGCGGGCGGGAACCTTTTCGCGGGGTATGGCCCAGCGGTTGAGTCTGGCGCGAATACTGCTGCTGAACTCCCGGCTGTTGCTCCTGGACGAGCCGGCCACGGGGCTGGATACCGCCTCCCGGGACATCCTGGACCGCGAGATCAGTCAGGCCAAGTCCCGCGGAGCGGCCGTGGCCTGGGTCAGCCATGACGCTCAGCGCGATCTTCGGTTGGCGGATCGGGTGCTGGTCCTGGAAAACAAGGGGCAGGCGTTCTTGGGAAGCACTGCGAACTACTCCGAATGGGTCGCCAATGCCTAG